One window from the genome of Pyrus communis chromosome 16, drPyrComm1.1, whole genome shotgun sequence encodes:
- the LOC137719385 gene encoding ferritin-4, chloroplastic-like: protein MLLKASTASSHLLARRDSFGPLFSSAPSSPRPSISYSFSPLNSSTSLSSILRFPPAKNESGVIVCASKNATNRPLTGVVFEPFEEVKKELDLVPTLPQVSLARQKYTDESEAAINEQINVEYNVSYIYHAMYAYFDRDNVALKGLANFFKESSEEERDHAEKFMEYQNKRGGRVKLQSILMPVSEFDHPEKGDALYAMELALSLEKLTNEKLLHLHSVAEKNKDVQLTDFVESEYLTEQVEAIKKISEYVAQLRRVGKGHGVWHFDQALLN, encoded by the exons aTGCTTCTCAAAGCCTCTACAGCCTCCTCTCACTTGCTCGCTCGCAGGGACAGTTTTGGTCCTCTGTTTTCCTCTGCGCCGTCGTCGCCACGGCCGTCCATTTCGTACTCGTTCTCGCCTCTGAACTCCTCCACGTCTCTGTCTTCGATTCTCCGGTTCCCTCCGGCGAAAAATGAAAGTGGGGTCATCGTCTGCGCGTCGAAGAATGCAACTAACCGGCCGCTTACCGGTGTGGTTTTCGAGCCGTTTGAGGAGGTGAAGAAGGAGCTCGATCTCGTTCCTACTCTCCCACAAGTCTCTCTGGCCCGCCAGAAGTACACTGACGAAAGTGAGGCCGCCATTAACGAGCAGATCAA TGTGGAGTACAACGTCTCGTACATATACCATGCCATGTACGCCTATTTCGATCGGGACAATGTTGCTCTCAAGGGTCTTGCCAA TTTTTTCAAGGAATCGAGTGAGGAAGAAAGGGATCATGCTGAGAAATTTATGGAATACCAG AATAAGCGTGGTGGAAGAGTGAAATTGCAGTCTATTCTGATGCCTGTGTCTGAGTTCGATCATCCAGAGAAAGGAGATGCTTTGTATG CAATGGAGCTTGCATTGTCTCTGGAGAAACTGACAAATGAAAAGCTGCTCCACTTACACAGT GTTGCTGAGAAGAACAAAGATGTGCAGTTAACAGATTTTGTTGAAAGCGAGTATTTGACCGAGCAG GTGGAAGCCATCAAGAAAATCTCTGAATATGTTGCTCAACTAAGGAGAGTCGGAAAAGGACACG GGGTCTGGCACTTCGACCAGGCGCTGCTCAACTAG
- the LOC137719386 gene encoding LOB domain-containing protein 12-like has protein sequence MAGTSPCASCKLLRRRCAKDCIFAPFFPSDDPHKFANVHKIFGASNVSKMLQELPVHQRADAVSSLVYEANARMRDPVYGCVGAISYLQNQVSELQMQLAVAQAEILCIKMQHEPMVPPQQIMDGPDDQKSYFLHNNNLAQYLSFPSSSNVIHDSLNRENIFGHDMVS, from the exons ATGGCCGGAACTTCTCCGTGCGCTTCCTGCAAGTTACTGCGACGCCGATGCGCCAAAGACTGCATTTTTGCTCCTTTCTTTCCTTCAGATGACCCCCACAAGTTTGCCAATGTTCACAAGATCTTTGGTGCCAGCAATGTTAGCAAAATGTTGCAG GAGCTTCCGGTTCATCAGAGAGCAGATGCAGTGAGCAGTTTAGTGTATGAAGCAAATGCAAGAATGAGGGACCCTGTGTACGGATGCGTTGGGGCCATCTCTTACCTGCAAAACCAAGTCTCCGAGCTACAAATGCAGCTTGCTGTGGCTCAAGCTGAGATCCTCTGCATCAAAATGCAGCATGAGCCCATGGTCCCTCCACAACAGATAATGGACGGGCCAGATGATCAGAAATCGTATTTTCTCCACAACAACAATCTCGCTCAGTACCTCAGTTTTCCCTCTTCCAGCAATGTAATCCATGACTCTCTCAATAGGGAGAACATTTTCGGACACGACATGGTTTCTTAA